tttaatttattatgtcAATGGCATTCTAGTGTAAATAACTTGAAAATTTAagagttaatttatttttgtatttctaatttaataatagagatataTACCAAACCGAACAATATCAAAACCGTACCAAGAAAAGATATTCCCGATTGTAAATCAAACCTATGTGAACGGAACCGAACCGAGTGTTCTTTCAACTTCCAAGTTCATAGAGTCACCGGAAAAACATATGACtgataaaccctaatccaaagAAGATGACGATGGACGGCTCAGATTTCTTTCAGGATGATTGTGATTCGATAGCTACAGAGATAAAGGATCAAGAGGAGCGGATTCAACTCAAAAGAAGGTTTATACGATTCTCGAATTATTAGATCTTGAACAAATCTCCCTATTTACTAGTtctatctttataaaataataaggtGGCTGTTGGGTCTTGATACGCCTAAACCTGAGAATCTCACTACTGAGTTTCTCGAATCTGAGGATCACACTCCAGGAAAGACTGAGTTTCTTGAATCCGAGTGAGTTAGTTACTGAGTTTGTTTTTGTCTGTTGTACTACTTGGATTATACAACTATGATGAGCTTCTTGAGTGTGTTTCTTTTTGACAGATGCCTCCCTGAATCTTTGCTCAGGAAAGATGATGTAAACTCTTGCTCACTCTCCCTCCATATTTTTCATTGAGATCTCCAGCCTCTGATGAATCTTCTTTTTTCAGTTATTCTACGAGACAGCAAAGTCGCGTGTAGAAGAAGCGTTTGGGTGGTTCTGCAAGAACCAAGAGGCTCAACGTGAAGACTCCAAGTTATGCACTGAAGACGTTGTTAGAAGGCTTAGCATGTATCTTGATTCTTTAACTAATGAAGGTCTATCCCTCGTTGTAAAGATCATCACCGGAGGCTCTACTTCGTTTGACAAGACTCGGCCGAAAATGAAACAGATTATCAGAGAATCTGTCCGCACAGATTTGAAAGAGAGTAGAACAGACGACATTGTTAAGCAGTTGCATCAAGTTCTCAGTGATCCTGGAAACTTCCGGAAAGACTGCACCATGGATTCCGCAAAACCCATGTTTCCGTCTCATCATGATTCTGTGGTGAAAATACTTAATGAGCTAGATAAGTCGTCGACTCAGACACTACTTGCAATGAAAAGGAAACTTGTAGGTTCAGTGACGATACCTCGGTTGAAACCAAGTAAAATGGGTAAAAAGAAAATGGACCTGATAAACCAAGTGAAGCAAGCTAGCGAGAAGATGCTCTCGGAACTTTCTCCAGGGGAGAAACTACAGGAGCCATTGGCTAAGGCAATGTCATTAGTAGATTTATCACTTAAGTTAAGTCCTGGGTACAACAAAACTAGAGCTCCCACTGATTTTTTCCAGTTTTCACCAGAAACAAAGAAGCTACAGAGCGAGATAGTGAAGGCAGTTTGGTTACTCCGTTCGGCCAGGATTGATGCTGCGTTTGAAAAAGTGGGTCTTATCTTAGACCCAGAATCCCAAGTATCAAATCACAGCTTAAGGTCAGCGGTCGAGAGAATGTTGATTGAATATCTGTTTGAGTGCTGTGATATGGACGTCATTCCAAAGTCTTTGACAAACGCTCTTTCATTCGTCAACAAGTTTA
The sequence above is drawn from the Raphanus sativus cultivar WK10039 chromosome 7, ASM80110v3, whole genome shotgun sequence genome and encodes:
- the LOC108814377 gene encoding uncharacterized protein LOC108814377 isoform X1, with the translated sequence MTMDGSDFFQDDCDSIATEIKDQEERIQLKRRWLLGLDTPKPENLTTEFLESEDHTPGKTEFLESECLPESLLRKDDLFYETAKSRVEEAFGWFCKNQEAQREDSKLCTEDVVRRLSMYLDSLTNEGLSLVVKIITGGSTSFDKTRPKMKQIIRESVRTDLKESRTDDIVKQLHQVLSDPGNFRKDCTMDSAKPMFPSHHDSVVKILNELDKSSTQTLLAMKRKLVGSVTIPRLKPSKMGKKKMDLINQVKQASEKMLSELSPGEKLQEPLAKAMSLVDLSLKLSPGYNKTRAPTDFFQFSPETKKLQSEIVKAVWLLRSARIDAAFEKVGLILDPESQVSNHSLRSAVERMLIEYLFECCDMDVIPKSLTNALSFVNKFTPSLDHRVCTGEAIEEETECILNVSAQVKQIVWECRPDYELDQDFGDAYMEELEDSDDGYSQEDALVTYDPYQDEVGAECSDATNQHHISSSLVIRDLTESITRAHPRCLSTTPTSIKSTPISDINDRDNQISPRSLYSVENIESDDRGAQNPIKRKKNHYLAVQEICDDTSLVAYNLIGRLLEKFAEQKGLDIEVDQRSCLRGESILQEDVEGEEVSEEKQASQFQGKSCESITLSAVQEIIPSLDKSVLLKLKELME
- the LOC108814377 gene encoding uncharacterized protein LOC108814377 isoform X2 codes for the protein MTMDGSDFFQDDCDSIATEIKDQEERIQLKRRWLLGLDTPKPENLTTEFLESEDHTPGKTEFLESECLPESLLRKDDLFYETAKSRVEEAFGWFCKNQEAQREDSKLCTEDVVRRLSMYLDSLTNEGLSLVVKIITGGSTSFDKTRPKMKQIIRESVRTDLKESRTDDIVKQLHQVLSDPGNFRKDCTMDSAKPMFPSHHDSVVKILNELDKSSTQTLLAMKRKLVGSVTIPRLKPSKMGKKKMDLINQVKQASEKMLSELSPGEKLQEPLAKAMSLVDLSLKLSPGYNKTRAPTDFFQFSPETKKLQSEIVKAVWLLRSARIDAAFEKVGLILDPESQVSNHSLRSAVERMLIEYLFECCDMDVIPKSLTNALSFVNKFTPSLDHRVCTGEAIEEETECILNVSAQVKQIVWECRPDYELDQDFGDAYMEELEDSDDGYSQEDALVTYDPYQDEVGAECSDATNQHHISSSLVIRDLTESITRAHPRCLSTTPTSIKSTPISDINDRDNQISPRSLYSVENIESDDRGAQNPIKRKKNHYLAVQEICDDTSLVAYNLIGRLLEKFAEQKGLDIEVDQRSCLRGESILQEDVEVSEEKQASQFQGKSCESITLSAVQEIIPSLDKSVLLKLKELME